A single genomic interval of Microbacterium sp. LWO14-1.2 harbors:
- a CDS encoding M23 family metallopeptidase — translation MNDKHLPQDAGLLASDDCGCAPTSAESRALWSKDSVSRRGALGLGLGALGVVALSAFGIGATTSAAYAATYPSWDDVQRAMSNQNAKAAEVTRIEGLIQSLTQKVADTQAAAELAGAEFDTAQQAYFDAIAAAEALQAQADAQALAADEATRKAAQLAGQLYRNGGDDTALQLFFSESADDADDLLSRLGSMDKVYQYNQTMYDNAVAARNSAQSLSDQAKVARDERDRLQQIAEQKMIAAQEAAAAAQAALDEQTANLATMQAQLAALKDQTATTVAGYQEGVRVAEEERKRREAAEAAAAAAAAANGGGGGTGGSPGSGGWVRPQGGHRSAGYGPRPKPCDACSAYHYGVDLANGCGAAIYAAQSGTVDYAGPKGNYGNYIRIQHGGGIATGYAHIRNGGFAVRSGQWVSSGQVIAYAGNTGASVGCHLHFEVYIGGAYTNPIAFMADRGISV, via the coding sequence GTGAACGACAAGCATCTCCCCCAGGATGCGGGCCTTTTGGCGTCCGACGATTGCGGCTGCGCGCCCACGTCGGCCGAGAGTCGCGCCCTCTGGTCGAAGGATTCCGTCAGCCGACGCGGCGCGCTCGGATTGGGTCTCGGCGCTCTCGGCGTCGTCGCCCTCAGCGCTTTCGGCATCGGCGCGACGACATCCGCCGCCTACGCCGCGACGTACCCCAGCTGGGACGACGTGCAGCGTGCGATGAGCAACCAGAACGCGAAGGCCGCCGAGGTGACCCGCATCGAGGGACTGATCCAGTCCCTCACGCAGAAGGTCGCTGACACGCAGGCCGCCGCGGAGCTGGCCGGTGCCGAGTTCGACACGGCGCAGCAGGCGTACTTCGACGCGATCGCTGCGGCGGAGGCGCTGCAGGCGCAGGCCGACGCACAGGCGCTCGCCGCCGACGAGGCCACGCGCAAGGCCGCTCAGCTCGCGGGGCAGCTGTACCGCAACGGCGGAGACGACACCGCCCTGCAGCTGTTCTTCTCCGAATCGGCGGACGACGCCGACGACCTGCTGTCCCGACTCGGGTCGATGGACAAGGTCTATCAGTACAACCAGACGATGTACGACAACGCCGTCGCCGCCCGGAACTCGGCCCAGTCGCTGAGTGACCAGGCCAAGGTGGCCCGCGACGAGCGCGATCGTCTGCAGCAGATCGCCGAGCAGAAGATGATCGCCGCCCAAGAAGCAGCCGCGGCCGCTCAAGCCGCCCTCGACGAGCAGACGGCCAACCTCGCCACGATGCAGGCGCAGCTCGCCGCGCTCAAGGATCAGACCGCAACAACCGTGGCCGGCTACCAGGAGGGCGTCCGGGTCGCCGAGGAGGAGCGCAAGCGCCGCGAGGCGGCTGAGGCCGCAGCAGCAGCGGCGGCCGCAGCGAACGGCGGCGGCGGAGGCACGGGAGGATCGCCGGGGTCGGGCGGATGGGTCCGTCCGCAGGGCGGCCACCGCAGCGCAGGATACGGCCCTCGTCCCAAGCCGTGCGACGCGTGCTCCGCGTACCACTACGGCGTCGACCTCGCGAACGGCTGCGGCGCCGCGATCTACGCCGCCCAGTCGGGCACGGTCGACTACGCCGGCCCCAAGGGCAACTACGGCAACTACATCCGCATCCAGCACGGAGGTGGGATCGCCACGGGATACGCGCACATCCGCAACGGCGGGTTCGCCGTGCGCAGCGGCCAGTGGGTGAGTTCGGGGCAGGTCATCGCCTACGCCGGCAACACGGGCGCGTCCGTCGGCTGCCACCTGCACTTCGAGGTCTACATCGGCGGGGCGTACACGAACCCGATCGCCTTCATGGCCGACCGCGGCATCTCCGTCTGA
- a CDS encoding TMEM175 family protein: MADDSSRFRPERFTAFVDAVVAIAMTLLILPLMEAVSDAASGKLTTAEFFSEHSGQLLSFALSFVLIATFWIGHHNQYRAVEWMTGPLLWINIAWMVTIVWLPVPTAMIGQMSTDALQTLVYIGTLILTQVTTLAAWIYLQRHPGLTTASPSTLRAGVIGDLSAIILFAIALAIALLLPDHSYAGLFLLLATGLVTRVIDRGVRRRDAARG, translated from the coding sequence GTGGCTGACGACTCTTCGAGGTTCCGACCCGAGCGCTTCACGGCGTTCGTCGACGCGGTCGTGGCGATCGCGATGACGCTGCTGATCCTGCCGCTCATGGAGGCCGTCTCGGACGCGGCGTCCGGCAAGCTCACGACCGCCGAGTTCTTCTCCGAGCACTCGGGGCAGCTCCTCAGCTTCGCGCTGAGCTTCGTGCTCATCGCGACGTTCTGGATCGGCCACCACAACCAGTACCGCGCCGTGGAGTGGATGACCGGTCCCCTGCTGTGGATCAACATCGCGTGGATGGTGACGATCGTGTGGCTGCCGGTGCCGACCGCGATGATCGGCCAGATGTCCACCGACGCGCTGCAGACCCTCGTGTACATCGGCACGCTGATCCTCACGCAGGTGACGACCCTCGCCGCCTGGATCTACCTGCAGAGGCATCCGGGCCTCACGACAGCGTCGCCGTCGACGCTGCGGGCCGGTGTCATCGGCGACCTGTCGGCGATCATCCTCTTCGCGATCGCCCTCGCGATCGCCCTGCTCCTGCCCGACCACAGCTACGCCGGACTGTTCCTCCTGCTCGCCACCGGGCTGGTGACCCGGGTGATCGATCGCGGTGTCCGGCGGCGGGATGCCGCTCGCGGGTAG
- a CDS encoding inorganic diphosphatase, whose amino-acid sequence MGAHDAVIEIPRGSRVKYEVDHETGRVHLDRVLYTTFGYPADYGYFDNTLGEDGDPLDVLVLLDHAIYPGVVVEVRPVAVLKMSDEAGGDDKLVAVLSKDPRWAHIQDIDDIAEYTKKEIAHFFEHYKDLEPNKWVKVDEWGNAAEAQRILDEAIVRFGEQGH is encoded by the coding sequence ATGGGCGCACACGACGCCGTCATCGAGATCCCGCGCGGCAGCCGCGTCAAGTACGAAGTCGACCACGAGACCGGACGAGTGCACCTCGACCGCGTGCTCTACACGACCTTCGGCTACCCCGCCGACTACGGCTACTTCGACAACACGCTCGGCGAGGACGGCGACCCGCTCGACGTGCTCGTGCTCCTCGACCACGCCATCTACCCGGGTGTCGTCGTGGAGGTGCGTCCCGTGGCCGTGCTGAAGATGAGCGACGAGGCCGGCGGCGACGACAAGCTCGTGGCCGTGCTGTCGAAGGACCCGCGCTGGGCGCACATCCAGGACATCGACGACATCGCCGAGTACACGAAGAAGGAGATCGCGCACTTCTTCGAGCACTACAAGGACCTCGAGCCCAACAAGTGGGTCAAGGTCGACGAGTGGGGCAATGCCGCCGAGGCGCAGCGCATCCTCGACGAGGCGATCGTCCGTTTCGGCGAGCAGGGCCACTGA
- a CDS encoding SRPBCC family protein, whose protein sequence is MSKLTRAAATAHTLSLAAMEEASRYGTRDAEVEHLLLALTLDADLGGQVLRSLGLGLDRVRDAIDQERATQLAALGVDVSHEPSRIVFHETAGYDWTPQALAVLNLANTRGRDGSSIAVLRSLLEEPSGTIDALLAQLGVTKPEITAAMDQAENLPDAATAAASEILRKVHDVFVPAPPVEVEAFVADPARIPEWEPSIESVALTDNRWEGRSTSAHPDGRPVEIRDGFHRQLIQQSASAAGPAWRFSYPDAEHANTRTVGFRCEPAAGGTQVRITLAWDRDPTRRPNRLRSFLLRPVFRVLLYTQLTQIGSGITRVFR, encoded by the coding sequence GTGAGCAAACTGACGCGCGCCGCCGCCACCGCGCACACGCTGTCGCTCGCTGCGATGGAGGAGGCCTCGCGCTACGGCACGCGCGACGCCGAAGTCGAACACCTCCTGCTCGCGCTCACCCTTGACGCCGACCTCGGCGGTCAGGTGCTGCGCAGCCTCGGACTCGGCCTCGACCGGGTGCGCGACGCCATCGACCAGGAGCGTGCGACTCAGCTCGCCGCACTCGGCGTCGACGTCAGCCACGAGCCGTCGCGCATCGTCTTCCACGAGACGGCGGGGTACGACTGGACCCCGCAGGCCCTCGCGGTGCTCAACCTCGCGAACACGCGCGGACGCGACGGCAGCTCGATCGCCGTGCTCCGGTCGCTGCTCGAGGAACCGAGCGGAACCATCGACGCGCTGCTCGCCCAGCTCGGCGTCACGAAACCGGAGATCACCGCCGCCATGGACCAGGCCGAGAACCTCCCCGACGCGGCCACCGCCGCGGCATCCGAGATCCTGCGGAAAGTACACGACGTGTTCGTCCCCGCACCACCCGTCGAGGTCGAGGCGTTCGTCGCGGATCCGGCGAGGATCCCGGAATGGGAGCCGAGCATCGAGTCCGTCGCGCTGACGGACAACCGGTGGGAGGGCCGATCGACGTCGGCGCATCCGGACGGCAGGCCCGTGGAGATCAGAGACGGCTTCCACCGGCAGCTGATCCAGCAGTCCGCCTCTGCGGCCGGCCCGGCTTGGCGCTTCTCCTACCCCGACGCGGAGCACGCGAACACGCGCACGGTGGGCTTCCGCTGCGAGCCGGCGGCCGGCGGCACGCAGGTGCGCATCACCCTCGCCTGGGACCGCGACCCGACCCGGCGCCCGAACAGACTGCGCTCGTTCCTGCTCCGACCGGTCTTCCGGGTGCTTCTCTACACGCAGCTGACCCAGATCGGCAGCGGGATCACGCGAGTGTTCCGCTGA
- a CDS encoding VCBS repeat domain-containing M23 family metallopeptidase — translation MNQSIRLSGSSASRSRRIIASIVTALVLVAVAAVPGAPAEAAEMFVTPVSGRVSDTVNGCPAGTRPTHQGVDINQNSNAGVYSAASGTVTTAVNSNATTGYGSQIVITHANGYTTRYAHLVYGSVTLTVGTAVAQGSLIGIVGSTGQSTGPHLHFEIYRGSDNVTNTYFYCGQGNVTALTWLTIKTFPVNADISGDSYADLLAVSHAGQMILYGSNGKGGWGTVPFGYGWATTRSIIRGDFDGDGRGDIMAIRADGTLWFYRNLGGYAFHATQVGWGWDSLRLVSGGADFDGDRRADIVAVGADQRLYLYSGNGAGGFASVAPIGQGWDGIDTIVAGDFVVDGRGDVLARDTAGRLFLFRGDGSGVTSAVQVGNGWSGMTAITGGSDYTSDGYADVIARDSVGDLWIYPWLGSTYFGTPMKVGNGWNMHRLIQ, via the coding sequence ATGAATCAATCGATCCGCCTGTCCGGCTCATCCGCCAGCCGGTCGAGGCGGATCATCGCTTCGATCGTCACCGCCCTCGTCCTGGTCGCGGTTGCGGCTGTTCCTGGGGCGCCCGCAGAGGCGGCGGAGATGTTCGTGACCCCGGTGAGCGGGCGCGTGAGCGACACCGTGAACGGATGCCCTGCGGGCACTCGCCCTACCCATCAGGGCGTCGACATCAACCAGAACTCCAATGCGGGCGTCTACTCCGCGGCGTCGGGCACCGTGACGACGGCTGTGAACTCGAACGCGACGACCGGGTACGGCAGTCAGATCGTCATCACTCACGCGAACGGCTATACGACCAGGTACGCCCATCTCGTCTACGGGTCGGTGACCCTCACCGTCGGCACCGCCGTCGCTCAAGGGTCGCTGATCGGGATCGTCGGGAGCACCGGCCAGAGCACGGGGCCGCACCTGCACTTCGAGATCTATCGCGGCAGCGACAACGTCACGAACACGTACTTCTACTGCGGTCAGGGTAATGTCACCGCCCTCACCTGGCTCACGATCAAGACCTTCCCCGTGAACGCGGACATCAGCGGCGACTCGTACGCTGATCTGCTCGCCGTGTCTCATGCCGGTCAGATGATCCTGTACGGAAGCAACGGGAAGGGCGGGTGGGGGACCGTGCCGTTCGGCTACGGGTGGGCGACCACCAGATCGATCATCCGCGGCGACTTCGATGGCGACGGGCGCGGCGACATCATGGCGATCCGTGCGGACGGCACGCTGTGGTTCTACCGCAACCTCGGCGGGTACGCATTTCACGCCACCCAGGTCGGCTGGGGGTGGGATTCATTGCGACTGGTCTCCGGCGGTGCCGACTTCGACGGCGATCGTCGTGCCGACATCGTCGCCGTCGGAGCCGACCAGCGTCTCTATCTGTATTCCGGGAACGGTGCAGGAGGTTTCGCGTCGGTCGCCCCGATCGGTCAGGGATGGGACGGCATCGATACGATCGTGGCCGGAGACTTCGTCGTCGATGGTCGGGGAGATGTGCTCGCTCGTGACACCGCCGGACGCCTCTTCCTCTTCCGCGGGGACGGCTCCGGCGTGACGTCCGCAGTGCAGGTGGGGAACGGCTGGAGCGGGATGACGGCCATAACGGGTGGCTCCGACTACACATCGGACGGGTACGCGGACGTGATCGCTCGGGACTCGGTCGGCGACCTGTGGATCTATCCGTGGCTTGGCTCGACGTATTTCGGCACGCCCATGAAGGTCGGCAACGGGTGGAACATGCACCGACTCATCCAGTGA
- a CDS encoding SDR family oxidoreductase yields the protein MRDGRKIDKRRRGDSRQVVVITGASSGIGRETARRFARRGARLVLASRSASALETVAAECRELGADARVVPTDVTDEAAVKELAAHAVAAFGRIDVWVGNASVFAYGRFEDLPSDVFRQVLETNLMGQVHGVRAALPHLRRQRKGTLVLVASLYSRMGSPAISPYVTGKFAVLGFAECLRQELRGSGIRVRVVLPATTDTPVFRHAANYTGRKVRPLPPAVSPTRVARAIERASSRRRHNAFVGRVQTASLLVHDFAPRVFDAASSWQMRHIQLHGSLPEDSAGTVFSPPSAASPSTGGWRSGPLRAALAGTGIVAAAALLTRRGRR from the coding sequence ATGCGAGACGGACGGAAGATCGACAAGCGACGGCGCGGAGATTCGCGACAGGTGGTGGTGATCACCGGCGCCTCGAGCGGGATCGGCCGCGAGACGGCTCGGCGCTTCGCCCGCAGAGGAGCTCGCCTCGTGCTGGCATCGCGCAGTGCGAGCGCCCTCGAGACCGTCGCCGCGGAGTGTCGCGAGCTGGGTGCTGACGCGCGGGTGGTGCCGACGGATGTGACGGATGAGGCAGCGGTGAAAGAGCTCGCGGCGCACGCGGTCGCCGCGTTCGGCCGCATCGATGTGTGGGTCGGCAACGCGAGCGTCTTCGCGTACGGACGGTTCGAGGATCTGCCCTCCGACGTGTTCCGACAGGTGCTCGAGACCAACCTCATGGGTCAGGTGCACGGCGTGAGGGCGGCCCTGCCGCACCTTCGGCGTCAGCGGAAGGGAACCCTCGTCCTGGTCGCGTCGTTGTACTCGCGGATGGGGTCACCCGCCATCTCGCCCTATGTCACGGGCAAGTTCGCGGTCCTGGGATTCGCCGAGTGCCTGCGGCAGGAGCTGCGTGGCTCCGGGATCCGCGTGAGGGTCGTGCTTCCGGCGACGACCGACACACCTGTCTTCCGACACGCGGCGAACTACACGGGGCGGAAGGTGAGGCCGCTGCCGCCTGCGGTGTCGCCGACGCGCGTCGCGCGGGCGATCGAACGCGCGTCGAGCCGCCGTCGGCACAACGCGTTCGTGGGACGCGTCCAGACCGCCTCCCTGCTCGTGCACGACTTTGCGCCGCGGGTGTTCGACGCAGCCTCTTCCTGGCAGATGCGGCACATCCAACTTCACGGCAGCCTCCCGGAGGACTCTGCGGGAACGGTCTTCTCCCCGCCGTCGGCAGCCAGTCCGTCGACGGGAGGGTGGCGCTCCGGGCCGCTGCGCGCCGCCCTCGCGGGCACCGGCATCGTCGCGGCGGCGGCACTGCTCACTCGCCGAGGGCGGCGCTGA
- a CDS encoding AEC family transporter, whose amino-acid sequence MLDTLTGFAVVGVAIALGWVIGRIDLLGPHARHVLGRLIFFVLSPFLLFTVLAQADATMLFSSLLPVSAIAAVAIIAVYTLVARLWWRRPVGETLIGALAAGQVNSNNIGIPLSLYLLGSAAYPAPVVLMQLLVFTPVSLSILDAVTSDSASFLKTLRRTATNPIIIGSLLGTLVSVFDLSLPPLVMQPAQLIADAAVPVLLISYGISLHGQRVLGARGHRRDVVLASVLKLLAMPVIAWVVAEFVFRLSAHEVLIVVILAALPTAQNVFNYSQRYDVGESISRDTVFLTTIGCLPVLVLIMAVLG is encoded by the coding sequence ATGCTCGATACGCTCACCGGATTCGCCGTGGTGGGCGTCGCGATCGCCCTCGGGTGGGTCATCGGACGCATCGATCTGCTCGGACCGCACGCACGGCACGTCCTCGGGCGGCTGATCTTCTTCGTCCTCTCGCCGTTCCTCCTCTTCACCGTGCTGGCGCAGGCCGATGCGACGATGCTGTTCTCGTCGCTGCTCCCCGTCTCCGCGATCGCGGCCGTCGCGATCATCGCCGTCTACACGCTCGTCGCACGCCTGTGGTGGCGGCGCCCCGTGGGCGAGACCCTGATCGGCGCCCTGGCCGCCGGACAGGTCAACTCGAACAACATCGGCATCCCCCTGTCCCTCTACCTGCTCGGCAGCGCCGCGTATCCGGCGCCCGTCGTGCTGATGCAGCTGCTCGTCTTCACCCCGGTGTCGCTGTCGATCCTCGACGCGGTCACGAGCGACTCCGCCTCTTTCCTCAAGACGCTGCGGCGCACGGCGACGAACCCCATCATCATCGGCTCGCTGCTGGGCACCCTGGTGTCGGTGTTCGACCTCTCCCTGCCGCCGCTCGTGATGCAGCCCGCACAGCTCATCGCCGACGCCGCGGTCCCGGTGCTGCTCATCAGCTACGGCATCTCGCTGCACGGTCAGCGCGTGCTGGGAGCGCGGGGGCACCGCCGTGACGTGGTCCTCGCCTCGGTGCTGAAGCTCCTCGCGATGCCCGTCATCGCGTGGGTCGTGGCGGAGTTCGTGTTCCGACTCTCCGCGCACGAGGTGCTGATCGTCGTGATCCTCGCCGCCCTGCCGACCGCGCAGAACGTCTTCAACTACTCGCAGCGGTACGACGTCGGCGAATCGATCTCGCGCGACACCGTGTTCCTCACAACGATCGGATGCCTCCCGGTGCTCGTGCTCATCATGGCGGTGCTCGGATGA
- a CDS encoding NAD(P)/FAD-dependent oxidoreductase codes for MDAAVVVGAGPNGLAGAVTLARAGLRVRVYERADQPGGGAATRQLTLPGFHHDVCSAVHPMAFESRFFREFGLRDRIPFVTPEISFAQPLDGGRAGIAYRDLDRTRDELGIDGRAYDRLLRPLVEHAGEVAGFTGSPLLRMPDRLRIPLAFGLRSLEQGTLAWNRRFRGDVAPALLTGVAAHTILAQPSIAGAGAGLALTTYAHAQGWPIPVGGSQSIVTALLDDLRAHGGEVILDRDVTDLADLPAAAVTLLDITPRAFLDLAGHRLPTRYRRALQRFRYGGGVAKVDFALSGPVPWRHPQLARAGTVHIGGTRAEVAAAENEVNRGRLPERPYVLVSQPSVFDGSRAPEGQHTLWAYTHVPAHSGADRREAVTAQIERFAPGFRDTILATHSRSAVEVERHNPNYPGGDIAAGAPNLWQLLARPTVSAEPWRTPLPGVYLASASTAPGPGVTGLPGWFAARSALQHEFGIQAAPDLAPS; via the coding sequence ATGGATGCCGCGGTGGTCGTCGGTGCGGGGCCGAACGGTCTCGCAGGAGCCGTGACGCTCGCACGCGCTGGACTGCGCGTACGGGTGTACGAGCGCGCCGACCAGCCGGGCGGGGGAGCGGCCACCCGGCAGCTGACGCTCCCTGGGTTCCACCACGACGTGTGCTCCGCGGTGCATCCGATGGCATTCGAATCGCGGTTCTTCCGGGAGTTCGGGTTGCGCGACCGAATTCCGTTCGTCACGCCGGAGATCTCCTTCGCGCAGCCTCTCGACGGAGGACGGGCCGGCATCGCGTATCGCGACCTCGATCGCACGCGCGACGAACTGGGCATCGACGGCAGGGCCTACGACCGGCTGCTGCGTCCGCTCGTCGAGCACGCGGGCGAGGTGGCCGGGTTCACCGGCTCGCCCCTGCTGCGGATGCCCGATCGCCTGCGCATTCCGCTTGCCTTCGGACTCCGCTCCCTCGAGCAGGGGACTCTGGCGTGGAATCGCAGATTCCGCGGAGACGTCGCCCCTGCCCTGCTCACCGGGGTGGCGGCGCACACGATCCTCGCTCAGCCCAGCATCGCAGGAGCGGGTGCCGGGCTCGCGCTCACGACGTACGCGCACGCGCAGGGCTGGCCGATCCCCGTCGGGGGCAGTCAGTCCATCGTCACGGCACTGCTCGACGACCTGCGAGCCCACGGCGGCGAGGTCATACTCGACCGCGACGTCACCGATCTCGCCGATCTCCCCGCCGCGGCGGTGACCCTCCTCGACATCACACCGCGAGCGTTCCTCGATCTGGCCGGCCACCGGCTTCCGACCCGCTATCGTCGGGCCCTGCAGCGCTTCCGCTACGGCGGCGGCGTGGCCAAGGTCGACTTCGCGCTGAGCGGACCGGTGCCTTGGCGGCATCCGCAACTCGCACGAGCCGGCACCGTGCACATCGGCGGTACGCGCGCAGAGGTGGCGGCCGCCGAGAACGAGGTGAACCGTGGACGGTTGCCAGAGCGCCCGTACGTGCTGGTCTCGCAGCCTTCCGTGTTCGACGGGTCCAGAGCGCCGGAAGGGCAGCACACGCTCTGGGCCTACACGCACGTCCCCGCACACAGCGGGGCTGACCGTCGAGAGGCGGTGACGGCGCAGATCGAGCGCTTCGCGCCCGGGTTCCGGGACACGATTCTCGCGACGCACTCGCGCAGCGCGGTCGAGGTCGAGCGGCACAACCCCAACTACCCGGGCGGCGACATCGCCGCGGGCGCCCCGAACCTCTGGCAGCTGCTCGCCCGGCCCACCGTCAGCGCAGAGCCCTGGCGGACACCGCTCCCCGGTGTGTATCTCGCCTCCGCGTCTACTGCCCCGGGGCCCGGCGTCACGGGTCTGCCGGGATGGTTCGCCGCGCGCTCGGCGCTGCAGCACGAGTTCGGCATCCAAGCGGCGCCGGACCTCGCGCCGAGCTGA